TAAAAAACACAGACCATTTGCCATTACATTGGATATCGTTATGCCTGGTAAAGATGGATGGGATATTTTGAGAGAGATAAAACAGGATCAGGAAATCTGCAATATTCCTGTAATATGTATTTCAATGATGGATAATAGAGACATGGGACTATCTTTGGGAGCTGTTGAATATCTAATAAAACCGATTGATAAGCAACAGTTTATAAATGAATTGATCAAACTAGAAGGGAAAACTTCTACATACGATATTTTGATTGTTGACGATGAACCTAAGGCATCAGAAGTAATATCGAATTTTATAGACGAAAAAGAAGGTTATCTAAGAATAGATAATGTTGATGAAAAAAATATTTTTGCTGAGAATCTCATACCAGATCTTCTAATTATTGATCTTCATAAACTAAGATTGAGTAAAATACAAACAACAGGCAAATCTAAAGTCTTAGAAATTAAACATCACATTTCAATAGTTATAATTACCAATAAACAATTGACTGTAAAAGAAAAAAACTATCTAAACAAAATTATTGGCATAATTACAAGTAAATTTTCTCTGAGCAATAAACAACTACTTGAAGATATAAAAAAAATTCTTTAATATGAATTATATAACTGGTGATTTTATGAAAAAAATACTTATTGTAGAAGACAATGAAAAAAACATGTATTTAGCAAAATTTCTTTTGGAAAAAGCTGGATATATAATTATCGAAGCCAGAGATGGTGAAGATGCTGTTCTGAAAACTCTGGAAAATAATCCTGATTTAATTTTAATGGATATGCAATTACCAAAAAAAGATGGGTACGAAGCCAGTATCGAGATTCATTCCTTTCCAAATCATAGAGGAACTAAGATAATTGCACTAACAGCCTATGCAATGAAGGGTGACAAAGAAAAGGCATATGCTTCAGGATGTTTTGGGTATATAGAAAAACCTATAGATCCGCTAAATTTTGTTGATCAAGTGAAGAACTATCTTGATGAAGCATTATAACAATGACTTTGAAAGGGCGATAATGAAAATTTTAATAGTTGACGATAAGTATGAGAATCGTTATATGCTTGAAGTTCTTCTCAAAGCACAAGGCTATACAACAATTTCAGCAGAGAATGGTAAAGAAGCTCTCGATAAATTGAATTCAAATATAATTGATTTAATCATTTCGGATATTCTTATGCCTGTTATGGATGGGTTTCAGCTTTGTAGAATCTGTAAAGATGATTTAAATTTAAAAAATATTCCATTTGTTATTTTTACAGCTACATATGTTGATGAAAAAGATGAGATTTTTGGCTATGAGATTGGAGCGGACTTATTTATTCGAAAACCGATAGATCCTCAATCATTTACAAATAAGATTAAAGAACTATTTGATAAGTATTTCAATAATAACTTAGAACTTCGAAAACCATTAAATCGTAGTGATGAAGAGACTTTTAAACTCTATAGTGAAAGACTTGTAAATAAACTTGAAAAGAAGATGCTGGATCTTGAAGTTAGTGAAGCAAGATATGCGTCACTTGTCAACGATGTTCTGGATACTACTCAAGTAGGACTTTTTATACTTGATAAGAATTTTAAAGTTGTTTGGATGAATAAAGCAATGGAGTTATACTTCGATGTTGATAGAGAGCAAATGATAGATATTGACATAAGAGTTTTAGTAGTAGAAAAATTTAAGCTTATAATGGAAGAACCTGAAGAGTTTTCAAGAATAATACTCAAATCTTACAATGAAAATAGTATAATAAATGATTTTGAATGTCACGTACTACCATCTAAAAATAGAGAAGAGCGTTGGTTAAGGCATCTTAGCAAACCAATTGTTTCTGGACATTTCAAAGGTGGAAGAATAGAGCACTATTATGATGTTTCAACAATCAATGAAATGATTTCTAAATTAGCTCAATCAGAAAAAAAGGCGAACACTTTTTTAGAAGTTTCAGCCGATGGAATATTAACAGTTGATACTATAACTAAAAAGTTTCACTTTGCAAACAATGCTATTTGTCAGATGTTTGGTTATTCAAAAGAAGAGTTTTTGAGAATGACTATAGATGATATTCATCCTAAAGACTCAGAAAGAATAATAAAATCAGAATTCGAAGAACAGAAATCAGGTGTAAAAACATTAGCCAGAAGTATTCCTTGTCTAAGGAAAGATGGTACAATTTTTTATGCTGATATAAACTCAAATTTGACAATTGTTGATGATAAAGAATACTTGATTGGTTTTTTTCGTGACGTAACAGAAATACTAATAGCGGAAGAAGAAAAACAAAAATTACAGGAAAAATTACAGCAAGCTCAAAGGATGGAAGCTATCGGAAATCTTGCAGGTGGAATTGCACATGATTTCAATAATATTCTGTCGGCAATTATTGGATTTTCACAATTAGCTCTAAAACAATTACCAGTAAGAGAAAATCCTGTTCGATCTGATTTAGAAAAAATTTTAATGGCTGGAGAAAGAGCTCGGAACCTTGTAAAACAAATTCTTAGTTTAAGTAGGCATCATCAGGAAGAAGTAAAGTCAACACTGATTCAACCTGTCTTAAAAGAAGTATTAAAATTACTTTCTGCTACTTTACCTGCTACAATAGAAATTAAACAAAATATAAATAATGATATTGGTCCAATTATGGCTGATGCAACCCAGATTTATCAAGTTATTATAAACTTATGTACCAATGCAAGTCATGCTATGCAAGATTCTGGTGGTGTTCTCGACATAATTCTTGAAAGTGTTGATCTTGATAATAATTTTCTGTCCCAATATCCTGGTATCAGAGAAGGACGCTTTGCAAAACTTTCAATAAAAGATACGGGATGTGGAATTTCTCAAGATGTAATTAGTCATATTTTTGAACCTTATTTCACTACTAAAGCAAATGGTGAAGGAACTGGTCTTGGATTGGCGGTAACCTATGGGATTATACAAAAATATGGAGGTTTGATTACTGTAGAAAGTGAACTTGATAAGGGTAGTCAATTTACTATTTATTTTCCATCAATAGATGATCGTGATAAAAAAGAGAAGATAGATTCGATTCCTATCCAAGGTGGTAATGAAAATATTCTATTCGTTGATGATGAAATAGTAATAGCTGAAATGGCTAAAAGGATGTTGGAAAATCTAGGTTATTTTGTGCAAACCTTTTCTAATCCGGTTAAAGCTTTAGAAATATTCAATAATAATCCCAATTTTTTTAATCTTGTTATAACTGATATGACGATGCCACATATGACAGGTGATGTTCTAGCTGAAAAACTCATCAGTATACGTGATGATATCCCAATAATTTTATGTACTGGTTTTACTAAGCAAATGAATTGGGACAGAGCAAAAATTATTGGTATTAAAGGTTCGATTATGAAGCCATTCAAAATTGATGAGCTAGCAGCAATTATTAGAATAGTTCTTGATGATAATTAGA
This window of the Candidatus Delongbacteria bacterium genome carries:
- a CDS encoding response regulator, with the translated sequence MKKILIVEDNEKNMYLAKFLLEKAGYIIIEARDGEDAVLKTLENNPDLILMDMQLPKKDGYEASIEIHSFPNHRGTKIIALTAYAMKGDKEKAYASGCFGYIEKPIDPLNFVDQVKNYLDEAL
- a CDS encoding response regulator, producing the protein MKILIVDDKYENRYMLEVLLKAQGYTTISAENGKEALDKLNSNIIDLIISDILMPVMDGFQLCRICKDDLNLKNIPFVIFTATYVDEKDEIFGYEIGADLFIRKPIDPQSFTNKIKELFDKYFNNNLELRKPLNRSDEETFKLYSERLVNKLEKKMLDLEVSEARYASLVNDVLDTTQVGLFILDKNFKVVWMNKAMELYFDVDREQMIDIDIRVLVVEKFKLIMEEPEEFSRIILKSYNENSIINDFECHVLPSKNREERWLRHLSKPIVSGHFKGGRIEHYYDVSTINEMISKLAQSEKKANTFLEVSADGILTVDTITKKFHFANNAICQMFGYSKEEFLRMTIDDIHPKDSERIIKSEFEEQKSGVKTLARSIPCLRKDGTIFYADINSNLTIVDDKEYLIGFFRDVTEILIAEEEKQKLQEKLQQAQRMEAIGNLAGGIAHDFNNILSAIIGFSQLALKQLPVRENPVRSDLEKILMAGERARNLVKQILSLSRHHQEEVKSTLIQPVLKEVLKLLSATLPATIEIKQNINNDIGPIMADATQIYQVIINLCTNASHAMQDSGGVLDIILESVDLDNNFLSQYPGIREGRFAKLSIKDTGCGISQDVISHIFEPYFTTKANGEGTGLGLAVTYGIIQKYGGLITVESELDKGSQFTIYFPSIDDRDKKEKIDSIPIQGGNENILFVDDEIVIAEMAKRMLENLGYFVQTFSNPVKALEIFNNNPNFFNLVITDMTMPHMTGDVLAEKLISIRDDIPIILCTGFTKQMNWDRAKIIGIKGSIMKPFKIDELAAIIRIVLDDN